The Clostridiales bacterium FE2011 sequence CGGGCCGGTGTTTTTGATTTTCATATTATACACCAAAGAAACCGGACAAAGCCGCCGGTTCTGGTATACTATGTGGAGAAAGGGAGGAGAATGCGCATGAAAAAAGGCCTGGTGCTGGAAGGCGGCGCCATGCGGGGATTGTTCACCTGCGGCGTGCTGGATGTGCTGATGGAGCAGGGAATCCGGTTTGACGGAGCTGCCGGAATATCCGCCGGGGCTGCTTTCGGCTGCAACTTCAAGTCCGGCCAGATCGGCCGCCCTCTCCGGTATAACAAAAAATACTGCTCGGATCCCCGTTACTGCAGTATCCGTTCCCTGATCCGCACGGGAGATCTGTACGGAGCGGATTTCTGCTACCGGGAGCTTCCGGATGAACTGGATGTCTTTGACCGGAAAGCTTTTGCGGAAAATCCCATGGAGTTCTTTGCCGGAGCCACGGACGTGGAGACCGGAGCGTGTGTATATCATCTTTGCAGGGATGGCAGCGACCTGGATTTCCGGTGGCTGCGGGCTTCCGCTTCCATGCCCGTGGTTTCCCGGCCGGTGGAAATTGACGGCCGCTTTTACCTGGATGGCGGAATTACGGACGCCGTGCCCTATGCCTGG is a genomic window containing:
- a CDS encoding patatin family protein, whose amino-acid sequence is MKKGLVLEGGAMRGLFTCGVLDVLMEQGIRFDGAAGISAGAAFGCNFKSGQIGRPLRYNKKYCSDPRYCSIRSLIRTGDLYGADFCYRELPDELDVFDRKAFAENPMEFFAGATDVETGACVYHLCRDGSDLDFRWLRASASMPVVSRPVEIDGRFYLDGGITDAVPYAWMEEMGYDRNVIVLTQPEGYRKKPASGLAVMKLFLRRYPRIIEAMAVRHEMYNRQMEEISRREREGSSFVIRPPEALRIGHTEKNPAELDRVYRLGRREAEKRLPELLQFLDQ